The Deltaproteobacteria bacterium genome includes a window with the following:
- the gspE gene encoding type II secretion system ATPase GspE, giving the protein MKGHAFSDRLGEALVERGLLTIAQVEEANLQGERMGTTLDEALLHLKMLGETEILDMLGDVSGVPFIEDFSVRVRERSAGHQIPIQYARKHFLYPFVDAETGETRVAVNQLNHEVLENVSVFLGAVVKPVLSTRKAISEAINLTYERSSDSADMVIENLDNGGLAIHAGEFDEPQDLLDSSDEAPIISFVNSLLYEAVRERASDIHIEPFEGDLSVRYRVDGVLHNVHSLPKRLHSPIISRVKVMADLDIAEKRLPQDGRIRIKIAGKDIDIRVSIVPTRFGERGVLRLLDRSQVLLGLEEIGMASDHLRSMERIVHSSHGITLVTGPTGSGKTTTLYGALTRINSADRNIITVEDPVEYQLRGISQIQINPKIDLTFANGLRSILRQDPNVIMVGEIRDLETAEIAIQASLTGHLVLSTLHTNDAAGAVTRLIDMGVEPFLVASSVTAILAQRLVRKICPHCAETYVPLEEELAELGWESNEIPDGRLWKGAGCHQCLGTGYVGRTGIYELLMVTDRIKAAALKNPDSGTVHRIAIEEGMRTLRQDGGRKVLDEVTTVEEILRVTQEEAGHAPV; this is encoded by the coding sequence ATGAAAGGACACGCTTTTTCGGACAGGCTCGGTGAGGCCCTCGTGGAACGTGGCCTTCTGACCATTGCCCAGGTCGAGGAGGCGAACCTCCAGGGGGAGAGGATGGGAACGACCCTGGACGAGGCCCTTCTCCACCTTAAAATGCTGGGGGAAACCGAAATTCTTGATATGCTCGGGGATGTGTCCGGCGTACCCTTCATCGAGGATTTTTCGGTCCGGGTGCGTGAGAGGTCCGCAGGGCATCAGATCCCCATCCAATATGCGCGTAAACACTTTCTTTATCCCTTCGTGGATGCTGAAACCGGGGAGACCAGGGTCGCGGTAAATCAACTGAATCATGAGGTGCTTGAAAACGTCAGCGTCTTTCTGGGAGCGGTGGTGAAACCCGTCCTTTCCACAAGAAAGGCCATATCCGAGGCCATCAATCTGACCTACGAGAGATCCTCCGACTCCGCCGATATGGTCATTGAAAATCTTGATAACGGTGGCCTTGCCATTCATGCCGGCGAGTTCGATGAACCCCAGGACCTCCTTGACTCTTCCGACGAGGCTCCCATTATCAGCTTCGTCAATTCCCTCCTTTATGAAGCGGTTCGGGAGAGGGCCAGCGACATCCATATCGAGCCATTCGAGGGAGACCTCTCCGTTCGCTACCGGGTGGATGGGGTCCTGCACAACGTTCACTCCCTGCCCAAGAGGCTTCATTCCCCCATAATTTCACGTGTCAAAGTTATGGCGGACCTCGATATCGCCGAGAAGCGCCTGCCCCAGGATGGGAGGATTCGGATCAAGATCGCCGGAAAGGACATTGACATCCGGGTGTCCATCGTGCCGACACGTTTTGGAGAGCGGGGCGTTTTAAGGCTCCTGGATCGATCCCAGGTTCTGCTGGGCTTAGAGGAGATCGGGATGGCTTCCGATCACCTCAGGTCCATGGAAAGGATCGTCCATTCCAGCCATGGCATTACCCTCGTGACCGGTCCAACAGGAAGCGGAAAGACAACCACCCTCTACGGGGCGCTTACCAGGATCAACTCCGCCGACAGGAACATAATCACGGTGGAGGATCCGGTGGAATATCAACTCAGGGGGATAAGCCAGATCCAGATCAACCCGAAAATAGATCTCACCTTTGCCAACGGGCTGCGATCCATCCTTCGGCAGGATCCCAATGTGATTATGGTAGGCGAGATACGGGATCTGGAGACGGCGGAGATTGCGATTCAGGCTTCCCTGACAGGCCATCTCGTTTTATCGACCCTTCATACCAATGATGCGGCGGGAGCGGTTACCCGGCTTATCGACATGGGGGTTGAGCCGTTTCTGGTGGCGTCCTCCGTCACCGCCATTCTGGCACAGAGGCTCGTTCGGAAAATCTGCCCCCACTGCGCAGAAACATACGTTCCCCTTGAGGAGGAGTTGGCAGAACTCGGCTGGGAATCGAATGAGATACCCGATGGCCGTCTGTGGAAGGGCGCGGGGTGTCATCAATGTCTGGGGACCGGCTACGTTGGCAGGACGGGAATCTATGAGCTACTCATGGTGACGGACAGGATCAAGGCTGCGGCCCTGAAAAATCCTGACAGCGGCACGGTTCACCGGATAGCCATCGAGGAGGGCATGAGAACCCTGCGGCAGGACGGGGGGAGGAAGGTCCTGGATGAAGTGACCACGGTGGAGGAGATTCTCAGGGTTACTCAGGAGGAGGCCGGTCATGCCCCTGTTTGA
- the gspD gene encoding type II secretion system secretin GspD → MKKKIHRKIPAILLTVILMAIPMKALAASAYKIDFNGVDIRKVIETVSEITGKNFLIDDRVQGRVTMVGPKSLTADEIYQVFLSILRVKGYALVPAGRINKIVPAANVASYNMDTEVGATAKKKVGDQYITQVIHVQYTSADDLRNLLAPLIPKSDSITAYGPTNLLIITTTESLLSRLGQIISVVDVAGAREEIRTIKVNYAPVEDLAGKITQIIQKQSRPVVVPRRSARGIQPAQAASLMETKIIPDDRTNSIIAIGDVQTLDRVEALVKQLDVSMPAGKGKIHVYYLQNADSDDLSKVLMGIPVKQVSNQVKATSGNPGQAAARTGTPELDISIISDPATNSLVITAKPEDYAVLESVIRKLDVPREQVLVEVLIAEVSMDKTLSMGVEWRAANKFNNGTLGFGGSTFGALDSLVTSFPSTPSGLVVGALGETISFNVGGQVVDVPNLGTLISLLRTDSDVNILSTPTIVTMDNHEAEIVVAQNVPFQTSTKFDANNQPVITFDYRDVGLTLRITPQINSERFVKLDIFTQLEALVANTINTGLSREIAPTTLKRKANTSVVVSDGQTVVIGGLIRDDKTKVVSRVPVLGSLPILGALFRKESTVASKTNLLIFLTPHIIANPKDMQEASQYSVRKQTLLPMERMEDTGLVERPAVDGEKAPDKPGKEGK, encoded by the coding sequence ATGAAAAAGAAAATCCACAGGAAAATTCCGGCGATCCTTCTTACTGTAATCCTCATGGCCATACCCATGAAAGCCCTGGCCGCGTCGGCCTATAAAATTGATTTTAACGGTGTGGATATACGGAAGGTTATTGAGACGGTGAGCGAAATCACCGGCAAAAACTTCCTGATCGATGATCGTGTCCAGGGGCGGGTTACGATGGTTGGCCCCAAATCCCTGACTGCCGATGAGATCTACCAGGTGTTTCTGTCGATTCTGAGGGTAAAGGGGTATGCCCTGGTCCCCGCCGGCAGGATCAACAAGATCGTACCGGCGGCCAACGTAGCTAGTTATAATATGGACACGGAGGTAGGCGCTACGGCCAAAAAAAAGGTGGGGGACCAGTACATAACCCAGGTCATACACGTCCAATACACCAGCGCGGATGACCTTAGGAACCTGCTCGCGCCCCTTATCCCCAAGAGCGACAGCATCACCGCCTATGGCCCGACAAACCTGCTTATCATCACCACCACCGAGTCCCTCCTGTCCCGCCTCGGCCAGATCATATCCGTGGTGGATGTGGCCGGAGCGCGGGAAGAGATCCGCACTATCAAGGTGAACTACGCCCCCGTGGAAGATCTCGCCGGGAAGATTACCCAGATTATTCAGAAACAATCCAGGCCGGTGGTCGTGCCCCGCCGCTCGGCCAGGGGCATCCAGCCGGCGCAGGCGGCGTCTCTGATGGAGACAAAGATTATCCCGGATGACAGGACCAACTCCATCATCGCCATAGGAGACGTCCAAACCCTCGATCGGGTGGAGGCTTTAGTAAAACAACTGGACGTATCAATGCCGGCGGGGAAGGGGAAGATCCACGTCTACTACCTGCAGAACGCGGATTCGGATGATCTGTCCAAGGTCCTCATGGGAATTCCTGTGAAGCAGGTATCGAACCAGGTCAAGGCAACCTCCGGCAATCCGGGACAGGCTGCAGCAAGAACCGGCACGCCTGAACTGGATATTTCCATTATCTCGGATCCGGCGACCAACTCCCTGGTGATCACAGCCAAACCCGAGGATTACGCTGTCCTGGAGTCTGTAATCAGGAAACTGGATGTGCCGCGGGAGCAGGTCCTTGTGGAGGTCCTGATCGCTGAGGTATCGATGGACAAGACGCTGTCAATGGGTGTGGAATGGCGCGCCGCCAACAAATTCAATAATGGTACCCTGGGGTTTGGAGGATCCACCTTCGGCGCGTTGGATTCACTGGTCACTTCATTTCCAAGTACCCCGAGCGGACTTGTCGTCGGGGCCCTCGGTGAGACGATTTCCTTTAATGTGGGCGGTCAGGTGGTTGACGTTCCAAACCTTGGAACGCTCATCAGTCTGCTCCGCACGGATTCGGACGTGAACATCCTTTCCACCCCCACTATCGTGACCATGGATAACCATGAAGCTGAAATCGTCGTGGCCCAGAACGTTCCGTTTCAGACCAGCACCAAGTTTGATGCCAACAATCAGCCGGTCATCACCTTCGATTACCGGGATGTGGGCCTGACCCTGAGGATTACCCCCCAGATCAACTCCGAACGGTTTGTCAAACTGGATATCTTTACCCAGCTTGAGGCTCTGGTTGCCAACACCATCAACACCGGCCTTTCCCGGGAGATCGCCCCAACGACCCTCAAGCGCAAGGCCAATACAAGTGTGGTTGTCTCTGATGGTCAGACGGTGGTTATCGGAGGGCTGATCAGGGACGACAAGACCAAAGTCGTCAGCCGGGTCCCGGTGCTTGGAAGCCTGCCGATACTCGGGGCTCTGTTCCGCAAGGAGTCGACCGTTGCGAGCAAAACAAACCTCCTGATCTTTCTCACCCCTCATATTATCGCAAATCCGAAGGATATGCAGGAGGCCTCCCAATACAGTGTCCGGAAGCAGACACTCCTCCCCATGGAGAGGATGGAAGATACCGGGTTGGTGGAGCGCCCCGCTGTTGATGGAGAGAAGGCCCCGGACAAACCCGGGAAAGAGGGAAAATGA
- the gspG gene encoding type II secretion system major pseudopilin GspG — MKIPKGGRENGFTLIELMVVMVILATLITIVAPRFLGEPEKARHLKAEVTISNLETALKTYYLDNGFYPTTDQGLEALVREPTTDPVPGKYRDGGYLEKGKVPADPWGRDYIYLSPGLHGEFDIVSYGADGVEGGEGKDADIESWTLE; from the coding sequence ATGAAAATTCCAAAAGGTGGACGGGAGAACGGATTCACGCTCATCGAGCTCATGGTGGTCATGGTCATTCTTGCGACGCTCATTACCATCGTTGCCCCCCGGTTCCTGGGTGAACCGGAGAAAGCAAGACATTTGAAGGCTGAAGTGACCATTTCCAATCTTGAGACGGCCCTCAAGACCTATTATCTGGATAATGGTTTTTATCCGACTACGGATCAGGGCCTTGAGGCCCTGGTCAGGGAACCCACCACCGATCCGGTTCCCGGAAAATACCGTGATGGGGGCTATCTTGAAAAGGGAAAGGTTCCCGCAGATCCCTGGGGCAGGGATTACATCTATCTTTCTCCCGGTCTGCACGGAGAGTTCGATATCGTTTCCTATGGGGCCGATGGGGTTGAAGGGGGCGAAGGAAAGGATGCGGACATCGAATCCTGGACCCTTGAGTAG
- the gspF gene encoding type II secretion system inner membrane protein GspF, which yields MPLFEYSALDTKGRKRAGFVDAGTLHAARERLKTNGLYVISLENAAARKDDSSSREFFLFERMNRKDLATTARQLATLLKAGLTLVQALEALMEQVEKPAVRKVLSSVRNGINEGKSFHEALAEHPSVFPPIFIQMVRAGESGGFLDTIMTRLALTLEKETRLRGRIMAALTYPIIMTILGFTFLLFLFAYVVPQVVGIFSDFGRTLPVPTRILLVVSDLASRYWPALIVAVVLIFLLYRNLSGSARFGPVVDGLKLKVPVFGRLVLKIATVRMCFILGSLLQSGVPLLKSLEVAGQVLGNRVLSSAVGEAALSVSRGGSLADALRAGAVFPPLVPRVVAVGEESGELGGMLTGVAESYEEEVTTSIQALTSVMEPLLILLMAGVVLFVVLAVLLPIFDLNQLVRSG from the coding sequence ATGCCCCTGTTTGAGTACAGCGCCCTGGATACCAAGGGTAGAAAGCGCGCCGGGTTTGTTGACGCCGGCACCCTGCATGCGGCCCGCGAACGGTTAAAGACCAATGGGCTTTACGTAATTTCACTGGAAAACGCGGCTGCCCGGAAGGACGATTCTTCTTCCAGGGAATTTTTTCTTTTCGAGCGTATGAACCGAAAAGACCTTGCCACTACCGCCCGTCAGCTCGCAACGCTCCTTAAAGCCGGGCTCACGCTCGTTCAGGCACTGGAAGCCCTCATGGAACAGGTAGAAAAACCAGCTGTCCGCAAGGTGCTAAGCAGTGTCCGCAATGGGATTAACGAAGGAAAATCTTTCCATGAAGCTCTTGCGGAGCATCCATCGGTGTTTCCGCCTATCTTTATACAGATGGTAAGGGCAGGGGAATCCGGAGGTTTTCTGGACACCATTATGACGCGTCTGGCCCTCACCCTGGAGAAGGAAACCCGTCTTCGGGGCAGGATCATGGCGGCGCTTACCTACCCGATTATCATGACGATCCTCGGTTTTACCTTCCTGCTCTTTCTTTTTGCCTATGTTGTGCCCCAGGTCGTGGGAATCTTTTCGGATTTCGGCAGAACCCTCCCGGTGCCCACACGGATCCTGCTGGTTGTCAGCGATCTCGCCTCGCGTTACTGGCCTGCCCTTATCGTTGCCGTCGTGCTGATTTTTCTTCTGTATAGAAACCTGTCGGGCAGCGCCAGGTTCGGGCCGGTCGTGGACGGTCTGAAGCTGAAAGTGCCCGTGTTCGGCCGGCTTGTCCTGAAGATCGCGACCGTCAGGATGTGCTTCATCCTCGGGTCTCTCCTTCAGAGCGGCGTTCCGCTTTTGAAGTCCCTCGAGGTTGCGGGACAGGTACTCGGGAACCGGGTTCTCAGTTCGGCAGTTGGAGAGGCCGCCCTGTCCGTCTCTCGCGGTGGTTCCCTGGCGGATGCCCTGAGGGCCGGCGCGGTCTTTCCACCCCTTGTTCCGAGGGTTGTTGCGGTGGGGGAAGAGAGCGGAGAACTGGGTGGGATGTTGACGGGTGTTGCGGAGTCCTACGAGGAGGAGGTTACCACCTCCATTCAGGCTTTGACCTCGGTCATGGAGCCCCTCCTCATTCTTCTAATGGCCGGGGTAGTGCTGTTTGTTGTCCTTGCGGTGCTTCTTCCCATATTTGATCTGAACCAGCTTGTCAGATCGGGATAG
- the gspK gene encoding type II secretion system minor pseudopilin GspK, giving the protein MALIPRSEGERGVALLMAIVAVLLLSVVVLDTRAGVNLFEDIAYNAAYELQTEYIARSGLALVQAALEKDDVKVDSFSDDWAAANSAGTIPIADIGWVSGRVEDEEGKLDINALVNNDGETDEETAKAAGRLWSLLTSLGISNKRADEIVDSLTDWMDEDNIALENGAEERYYSDLPGPYSCPNERLRTVGELALVKGVGDALLNRGEGDIPPLRKFVTIYGRRDGKININTASAEVLMSLTPKGVGGVDYIIDRDLAEEIISVRSDAPFQTTNELKERVADFHEDLYNQVLSLIDVNSSHFSAVITGETERSSSTAAGVFARQGEHVSLVYYRGF; this is encoded by the coding sequence ATGGCATTAATACCGCGTTCGGAAGGGGAGAGGGGCGTTGCCCTTCTTATGGCCATTGTGGCGGTGCTCCTCCTCTCCGTGGTGGTGCTGGATACAAGGGCCGGGGTAAATCTGTTTGAGGATATCGCTTACAATGCCGCCTACGAGCTTCAGACCGAATATATCGCCCGCTCGGGCCTGGCCCTGGTGCAGGCCGCCCTGGAGAAGGACGATGTCAAGGTGGATTCATTCAGCGACGATTGGGCAGCCGCCAATTCCGCTGGAACAATACCCATCGCTGATATCGGTTGGGTAAGCGGCAGGGTCGAAGACGAGGAGGGAAAACTGGACATCAACGCTCTGGTCAACAATGACGGCGAGACCGATGAGGAGACGGCAAAGGCGGCCGGCCGGCTCTGGTCCCTGCTGACATCTCTCGGCATCTCTAACAAACGTGCGGACGAGATTGTCGACAGCCTTACCGACTGGATGGACGAGGACAACATCGCCCTGGAAAATGGGGCTGAGGAACGGTATTATTCGGATCTGCCCGGGCCCTATTCCTGCCCCAATGAAAGGCTTCGAACTGTGGGTGAGTTGGCTCTTGTCAAAGGGGTCGGCGACGCCCTCCTGAACCGCGGCGAAGGGGATATCCCTCCTCTAAGGAAATTTGTCACGATATACGGGAGGCGGGACGGTAAAATAAATATCAATACCGCGTCTGCCGAGGTTCTCATGTCCCTGACCCCGAAAGGGGTAGGGGGCGTGGACTACATAATCGACCGCGATCTTGCCGAGGAGATCATTTCGGTCAGGTCCGATGCCCCGTTTCAGACAACCAACGAGCTGAAAGAGAGGGTGGCGGATTTTCACGAGGATCTCTACAATCAGGTTTTATCGCTGATCGATGTCAACAGCAGTCATTTCTCCGCTGTGATTACCGGGGAGACTGAAAGGTCCTCCAGCACAGCCGCCGGCGTCTTCGCCAGGCAAGGAGAGCATGTCAGCCTTGTGTACTATAGGGGGTTCTGA
- a CDS encoding prepilin-type N-terminal cleavage/methylation domain-containing protein — protein sequence MSRRPCGRYPVPGNARSGRIVTDGGFTLLELVIVMVIIGIAIGIILPRLPDISGLELDRGIRKLGMLIQLTRDRAVTLRRYYRLDFDMDQSVVTASYFGPEDKYIPDEDVRILRLPEGMKIVDVITVGEGKKNEGTGEIHLSPRGIIEPSIIHVGDRKGRVWSIQPEMLSGGIRLKDGYVELPAS from the coding sequence TTGAGTAGAAGACCGTGCGGCAGATACCCCGTCCCCGGAAATGCCCGGAGTGGAAGAATCGTTACCGATGGGGGATTTACCCTCCTGGAGTTGGTCATAGTTATGGTGATAATCGGTATCGCCATCGGGATTATCCTGCCAAGACTGCCCGATATCTCGGGGTTGGAGCTGGATCGCGGCATCAGAAAGCTGGGAATGCTGATCCAGCTCACCAGGGATCGGGCCGTAACCCTCAGGCGCTACTACAGGCTGGATTTTGATATGGACCAGTCGGTCGTCACGGCTTCATACTTTGGCCCGGAGGACAAATATATTCCAGATGAGGATGTCAGGATTCTACGGCTTCCCGAAGGGATGAAGATAGTGGACGTGATAACGGTCGGTGAGGGGAAGAAAAACGAGGGAACAGGGGAGATCCATCTGTCGCCCCGGGGGATTATCGAGCCTTCAATTATCCATGTGGGGGACAGAAAAGGGAGGGTCTGGAGTATTCAGCCGGAGATGTTGAGCGGAGGGATTCGGCTGAAGGATGGGTATGTGGAACTTCCTGCGTCGTAG
- a CDS encoding prepilin-type N-terminal cleavage/methylation domain-containing protein has protein sequence MGMWNFLRRSLRRSIQGGEDGFTLLEILAALAVLAAGLLVLLQTDGLNSRRTLHAARLMGASYLAREKMEGIIYNGVPDSTQEEARDEKGIYTWSDTVTDTEFSGVKEISLTVKWMEGTREESYHVVAYLPE, from the coding sequence ATGGGTATGTGGAACTTCCTGCGTCGTAGCCTCCGACGAAGCATCCAGGGGGGGGAGGATGGTTTTACCCTCCTGGAGATCCTAGCGGCTCTTGCCGTCCTGGCGGCGGGCCTGTTGGTCCTTCTTCAGACCGATGGCCTTAACAGCCGCCGAACCCTTCACGCCGCCCGCCTCATGGGAGCCTCCTACCTGGCCCGGGAGAAGATGGAAGGGATCATTTATAATGGTGTTCCCGACTCCACCCAGGAGGAAGCCAGGGATGAGAAAGGAATATACACCTGGTCCGACACCGTCACCGATACGGAATTTTCCGGGGTCAAGGAGATCAGCCTCACGGTGAAGTGGATGGAAGGCACAAGGGAGGAATCCTACCATGTGGTGGCCTACCTGCCGGAATAA